A DNA window from Osmerus mordax isolate fOsmMor3 unplaced genomic scaffold, fOsmMor3.pri Scaffold_103, whole genome shotgun sequence contains the following coding sequences:
- the LOC136939068 gene encoding EKC/KEOPS complex subunit TPRKB-like: protein MMHLSQQLELFPEFTVTQLLFKDVKNAVELRKNAVDGLIKGALINPTMIVDPFQVLIATNKAVHLHKIGKMKTKSLYSEIIFNLLPTNGISEAFKRFGISDRDECVLVVLVHEGEDAQLLADVVAMVAGQQIPVEDVSSLTDSAKIKKLYKVPPQECGSLLDAVVCRMATKDVMQN, encoded by the exons ATGATGCATTTATCTCAACAACTTGAGCTCTTTCCGGAGTTCACCGTGACTCAGTTACTTTTTAAAGATGTCAAAAACGCCGTAGAATTGAGAAAAAATGCAGTTGATGGACTAATCAAGGGTGCCTTGATAAACCCAACGATG ATTGTGGATCCGTTCCAAGTGCTCATAGCTACGAACAAGGCTGTTCACTTGCACAAGATCGGAAAGATGAAGACCAAGAGCTTGTATTCAGAAATCATTTTCAATCTTCTACCTACTAATGGT ATCTCCGAGGCGTTTAAAAGGTTCGGTATCTCGGACAGAGACGAGTGCGTCCTCGTGGTGCTGGTGCACGAGGGGGAGGACGCACAGCTGCTAGCTGACGTGGTTGCCATGGTAGCAGGGCAGCAGATCCCCGTGGAGGACGTCTCCTCTCTGACAGACTCGGCCAAGATCAAGAAG ctctacAAAGTCCCCCCCCAGGAGTGTGGTAGTCTACTGGACGCCGTTGTCTGCAGGATGGCAACTAAAGATGTTATGCAGAACTGA
- the LOC136939066 gene encoding dol-P-Glc:Glc(2)Man(9)GlcNAc(2)-PP-Dol alpha-1,2-glucosyltransferase-like produces the protein MEKFEGYIFTALCSTNFLVSCLLFSKITREQRQPYMDEIFHVPQAQKYCHGKFNEWDPMITTLPGLYLVTVGVIKPMVWLADLSGKVVCSTAMLRFVNLLFNCGNLYLLYLLTCKLHFRDKLHGAPRRVLSALSLSTFPVLYFFNFLYYTDGGSTFFILFAYLMTLYGCHGASALLGVCSVFFRQTNIVWVAFCAGTLVANRMDEVWRAEHSKKKDDKSPGTQVPLSVSGARRVMRFLFDFLTSPRQLRGVLMVAWPYGAVALLFVAFVLLNDGIVVGDRGSHEACLNFPQLFYFLSFALFFSLPVSLCHHRALRFLQSVRRRPLLYLLLSGLALLLVWKFTFVHKYLLADNRHFPFYVWRRVFQRHAAVRFLLVPAYVFAGWNLLDCLRSRSLFWVLAFLACLLASCVPQKLLEFRYFIIPYLMFRLHMPLPSLPRLMLELFLHALINAATLYLFINNTFHWPNSSDVQRFMW, from the exons ATGGAGAAATTCGAAGGGTACATTTTCACAGCTCTTTGCAGCACCAACTTTTTGGTTTCTTGTCTGCTGTTCTCCAAAATAACCCGAGAGCAGAGACAGCCGTATATGGATGAGATATTCCACGTCCCACAAGCCCAGAAATACTGTCACGGGAAATTCAACGAG tggGACCCCATGATCACCACTCTCCCAGGTCTCTACCTGGTGACAGTAGGGGTGATTAAGCCCATGGTGTGGCTGGCCGACCTGTCGGGGAAGGTGGTGTGTTCCACTGCCATGCTCCGCTTCGTCAACCTGCTCTTCAACTGCGGCAACCTCTACCTGCTCTACCTTCTCACCTGCAAGCTGCACTTCAGGGACAAG CTGCACGGTGCACCCCGCAGGGTGCTGTCAGCCCTGTCGCTCTCCACCTTCCCTGTGCTCtacttcttcaacttcctctACTACACTGATGGCGGATCTACTTTCTTCATCCTGTTCGCCTACCTCATGACGCTGTACGGCTGCCACGGCGCCTCGGCACTCCTCGGAGTGTGCTCTGTGTTCTTCCGCCAGACCAACATCGTCTGGGTGGCGTTCTGCGCTGGCACGCTCGTGGCGAACAGGATGGACGAGGTCTGGAGGGCGGAACACAGCAAGAAGAAGGACGACAAGTCGCCCGGCACCCAggtccctctgtctgtcagcGGGGCGAGGAGAGTGATGCGTTTCCTGTTTGACTTCCTGACCTCGCCCCGCCAGCTGAGGGGCGTGCTGATGGTGGCGTGGCCGTATGGCGCCGTGGCGCTCCTCTTCGTGGCGTTCGTGCTTCTGAACGACGGCATCGTCGTGGGAGACCGCGGGAGCCACGAGGCGTGCCTCAACTTCCCCCAGCTCTTCTACTTCCTGTCCTtcgctctcttcttctccctccccgtGTCGCTGTGTCACCACCGCGCTCTGCGCTTCCTGCAGAGCGTGCGGAGGCGgcccctcctctacctgctcctgtccggcctggccctgctcctcgTCTGGAAGTTCACCTTCGTACACAAGTACCTCCTGGCCGACAACAGGCACTTCCCCTTCTACGTGTGGCGGCGTGTGTTCCAGAGGCACGCGGCCGTGCGCTTCCTCCTGGTTCCCGCCTACGTGTTCGCGGGCTGGAACCTTCTAGACTGCTTGCGCTCCCGCTCGCTCTTCTGGGTCCTGGCCTTCCTGGCCTGCCTGCTGGCTTCCTGTGTGCCCCAGAAGCTGCTGGAGTTCAGGTACTTCATCATCCCCTACCTGATGTTCCGCCTGCacatgcccctcccctccctgccccgccTCATGCTGGAGCTCTTCCTCCACGCGCTGATCAACGCCGCCACGCTCTACCTCTTCATCAACAACACCTTCCACTGGCCCAACAGCTCAGACGTACAGAGGTTCATGTGGTGA